A genomic region of Botrytis cinerea B05.10 chromosome 9, complete sequence contains the following coding sequences:
- the Bcpan3 gene encoding Bcpan3, which yields MAATRFNQPELRRPTSSPRPKGRENAKDTLCRNVLIYGHCRYEDQGCAFNHDPNKGLGGIIDQPKKALNVDSPSFTPATISSSNKGASSITSQAANAAPFTPRGLTSGTATPNAPLDPEIPQFNPTQRDFTPQNYDLSQTLPTNGATPEATYDPFSMGSVSQTIPTTFQNHYSEDLGILAGPGVGTGGAGGTYFQGQPNYSVQPLNYHFYAPIGPHTDNLTPYQKSIHDLFLSDRLREELQRKSEAYHQAMPNALPTIGTSPNSYHSLVALDTTQNRSTAVFGCTSWVYKAMAEKNGKFCCLRRLEGYTLANDKAIRAIKKWNEVNSAGVVSFIDAFTTRQFKDGSSLIIVTNYHPLSKTLLEVHFSTTNTSRYRNQLPRISEDILWAYIVQITVAIKAVHQANFAVRCMHLSKVILTEKNRIRLNACPIFDILHYEQRRDIKELQYEDLHLFGILMLSLATVNASITPQTNPQVLQTNIDSLSRIYSAELVDTIMWLLTTPSSPETKDLQTFIRGISGRMATAFDSSLQANDELTSDLGRELENARLVRLMAKLGNINERPEYENNPQWSETGNQYTLKLFRDYVFHSVDPEGRPVTDMAWIIKCLNKLDAGSDEKIQLTSRDGENCFIVSFKEIKKQVNTAWGDLQKPGKRF from the exons atgGCGGCTACAAGATTCAATCAACCCGAACTTCGCAGACCGACGAGTTCTCCGAGGCCGAAAGGACGTG AAAATGCAAAGGATACACTATGTCGAAATGTTCTGATATATGGGCATTGTCGTTATGAGGATCAAGGTTGTGCCTTCAATCATGATCCCAACAAGGGACTTGGAGGAATAATCGATCA GCCAAAGAAAGCATTAAACGTAGATTCGCCTTCTTTTACACCAGCAACCATATCCTCGTCCAATAAAGGAGCATCTTCAATAACTTCGCAAGCTGCAAATGCGGCTCCATTCACTCCCCGAGGACTTACGAGTGGGACTGCTACACCTAATGCACCACTCGATCCAGAAATACCTCAATTCAATCCAACACAAAGAGACTTCACTCCACAGAACTACGATCTCTCTCAAACT CTACCCACCAACGGTGCCACACCTGAAGCTACTTATGATCCTTTTTCAATGGGAAGTGTCTCTCAAACGATTCCAACCACTTTTCAGAACCATTATTCGGAAGACCTTGGCATTTTAGCAGGACCAGGTGTGGGAACGGGAGGAGCAGGTGGAACCTACTTTCAAGGACAACCAAACTATAGCGTCCAGCCTTTGAATTACCACTTTTATGCTCCGATTGGTCCACATACGGATAACTTGACACCTTATCAAAAATCTATCCATGATCTTTTCCTATCCGACAGGCTTCGTGAAGAGCTTCAAAGAAAGTCTGAAGCTTATCATCAAGCAATGCCAA ATGCCCTTCCGACTATTGGTACATCACCGAATTCATACCATTCTCTCGTCGCTTTAGACACAACCCAGAATAGGAGCACCGCTGTTTTTGGTTGCACAAGTTGGGTATACAAAGCGATGGCAGAAAAGAATGGCAAATTTTGCTGCTTGAGACGACTAGAAG GTTATACTCTTGCCAATGATAAAGCTATTCGAGCCATCAAGAAATGGAACGAAGTCAATAGTGCGGGTGTAGTATCATTCATTGATGCTTTTACTACGCGACAATTCAAAGATGGCAGTTCATTAATAATTGTCACAAATTATCATCCACTTTCAAAAACTCTTTTAGAGGTTCACTTTTCCACCACAAATACAAGTCGTTATAGAAATCAACTTCCTCGAATATCTGAAGACATTCTTTGGGCATACATTGTACAAATCACAGTTGCAATCAAGGCTGTCCATCAGGCTAATTTTGCTGTACGATGTATGCATTTGAGTAAAGTTATTCTTACAGAAAAAAATCGAATTCGTCTTAATGCATGTCCCATTTTCGACATCCTACATTACGAACAACGTCGCGATATCAAGGAACTTCAATATGAAGATTTACATTTATTCGGCATACTTATGTTATCCTTAGCCACAGTCAATGCATCAATCACACCTCAAACTAACCCTCAAGTTTTGCAAACCAATATCGATAGCCTTAGCCGAATTTATTCTGCAGAACTTGTCGATACAATAATGTGGCTTCTCACAACGCCTTCTTCCCCGGAGACTAAAGATTTGCAAACTTTCATACGAGGAATTTCCGGCCGCATGGCCACTGCCTTCGATAGCTCCCTCCAAGCGAATGACGAATTAACCTCCGACCTCGGTCGCGAGCTCGAGAATGCTCGACTCGTTCGCTTAATGGCTAAACTTGGCAATATCAATGAAAGACCAGAATACGAAAATAACCCTCAATGGAGCGAAACTGGAAATCAATACACGTTGAAACTTTTCAGAGATTATGTGTTTCATTCGGTTGATCCAGAAGGAAGGCCAGTCACGGATATGGCGTGGATTATAAAGTgtttaaataaattagatgCGGGGAGTGATGAGAAGATTCAATTGACAAGTAGAGATGGGGAAAATTGCTTTATTGTTAGTTTCAAGGAGATTAAGAAACAAGTCAATACTGCTTGGGGAGATTTGCAGAAGCCGGGGAAGAGGTTCTAG
- the Bcpan3 gene encoding Bcpan3: MDNPWHKPWLVVDKKDHPVSKTQVVSPAKTTRKRVWKDRHTSGSAEYSPTSVQEKFNHSSTHPQQLSRLETPYHGRDLGSNERPGQKLTLLNTNFNDDRPKKALNVDSPSFTPATISSSNKGASSITSQAANAAPFTPRGLTSGTATPNAPLDPEIPQFNPTQRDFTPQNYDLSQTLPTNGATPEATYDPFSMGSVSQTIPTTFQNHYSEDLGILAGPGVGTGGAGGTYFQGQPNYSVQPLNYHFYAPIGPHTDNLTPYQKSIHDLFLSDRLREELQRKSEAYHQAMPNALPTIGTSPNSYHSLVALDTTQNRSTAVFGCTSWVYKAMAEKNGKFCCLRRLEGYTLANDKAIRAIKKWNEVNSAGVVSFIDAFTTRQFKDGSSLIIVTNYHPLSKTLLEVHFSTTNTSRYRNQLPRISEDILWAYIVQITVAIKAVHQANFAVRCMHLSKVILTEKNRIRLNACPIFDILHYEQRRDIKELQYEDLHLFGILMLSLATVNASITPQTNPQVLQTNIDSLSRIYSAELVDTIMWLLTTPSSPETKDLQTFIRGISGRMATAFDSSLQANDELTSDLGRELENARLVRLMAKLGNINERPEYENNPQWSETGNQYTLKLFRDYVFHSVDPEGRPVTDMAWIIKCLNKLDAGSDEKIQLTSRDGENCFIVSFKEIKKQVNTAWGDLQKPGKRF; this comes from the exons atggatAATCCATGGCACAAGCCATGGTTGGTCGTAGACAAAAAGGACCATCCAGTTTCCAAAACCCAGGTCGTTAGCCCTGCAAAAACCACTCGCAAAAGAGTATGGAAAGATAGACACACTTCGGGCTCGGCAGAATATTCTCCAACCAGTGTCCAGGAAAAATTTAATCATTCCTCGACTCATCCGCAACAATTGAGTCGTTTGGAAACACCTTATCACGGTCGAGATTTGGGATCGAATGAGAGGCCGGGACAGAAACTTACATTGTTGAATACTAACTTTAACGATGATAGGCCAAAGAAAGCATTAAACGTAGATTCGCCTTCTTTTACACCAGCAACCATATCCTCGTCCAATAAAGGAGCATCTTCAATAACTTCGCAAGCTGCAAATGCGGCTCCATTCACTCCCCGAGGACTTACGAGTGGGACTGCTACACCTAATGCACCACTCGATCCAGAAATACCTCAATTCAATCCAACACAAAGAGACTTCACTCCACAGAACTACGATCTCTCTCAAACT CTACCCACCAACGGTGCCACACCTGAAGCTACTTATGATCCTTTTTCAATGGGAAGTGTCTCTCAAACGATTCCAACCACTTTTCAGAACCATTATTCGGAAGACCTTGGCATTTTAGCAGGACCAGGTGTGGGAACGGGAGGAGCAGGTGGAACCTACTTTCAAGGACAACCAAACTATAGCGTCCAGCCTTTGAATTACCACTTTTATGCTCCGATTGGTCCACATACGGATAACTTGACACCTTATCAAAAATCTATCCATGATCTTTTCCTATCCGACAGGCTTCGTGAAGAGCTTCAAAGAAAGTCTGAAGCTTATCATCAAGCAATGCCAA ATGCCCTTCCGACTATTGGTACATCACCGAATTCATACCATTCTCTCGTCGCTTTAGACACAACCCAGAATAGGAGCACCGCTGTTTTTGGTTGCACAAGTTGGGTATACAAAGCGATGGCAGAAAAGAATGGCAAATTTTGCTGCTTGAGACGACTAGAAG GTTATACTCTTGCCAATGATAAAGCTATTCGAGCCATCAAGAAATGGAACGAAGTCAATAGTGCGGGTGTAGTATCATTCATTGATGCTTTTACTACGCGACAATTCAAAGATGGCAGTTCATTAATAATTGTCACAAATTATCATCCACTTTCAAAAACTCTTTTAGAGGTTCACTTTTCCACCACAAATACAAGTCGTTATAGAAATCAACTTCCTCGAATATCTGAAGACATTCTTTGGGCATACATTGTACAAATCACAGTTGCAATCAAGGCTGTCCATCAGGCTAATTTTGCTGTACGATGTATGCATTTGAGTAAAGTTATTCTTACAGAAAAAAATCGAATTCGTCTTAATGCATGTCCCATTTTCGACATCCTACATTACGAACAACGTCGCGATATCAAGGAACTTCAATATGAAGATTTACATTTATTCGGCATACTTATGTTATCCTTAGCCACAGTCAATGCATCAATCACACCTCAAACTAACCCTCAAGTTTTGCAAACCAATATCGATAGCCTTAGCCGAATTTATTCTGCAGAACTTGTCGATACAATAATGTGGCTTCTCACAACGCCTTCTTCCCCGGAGACTAAAGATTTGCAAACTTTCATACGAGGAATTTCCGGCCGCATGGCCACTGCCTTCGATAGCTCCCTCCAAGCGAATGACGAATTAACCTCCGACCTCGGTCGCGAGCTCGAGAATGCTCGACTCGTTCGCTTAATGGCTAAACTTGGCAATATCAATGAAAGACCAGAATACGAAAATAACCCTCAATGGAGCGAAACTGGAAATCAATACACGTTGAAACTTTTCAGAGATTATGTGTTTCATTCGGTTGATCCAGAAGGAAGGCCAGTCACGGATATGGCGTGGATTATAAAGTgtttaaataaattagatgCGGGGAGTGATGAGAAGATTCAATTGACAAGTAGAGATGGGGAAAATTGCTTTATTGTTAGTTTCAAGGAGATTAAGAAACAAGTCAATACTGCTTGGGGAGATTTGCAGAAGCCGGGGAAGAGGTTCTAG